A stretch of the Anaeromyxobacter sp. genome encodes the following:
- a CDS encoding Fic family protein, with amino-acid sequence MRTRYVDIDDRHEDLAVRMRAVPEQAEDFMRKWELSWLYHENALEGVVYTSQELALGLENQPVADATFVGALREIRNHKSAIDLVRAEAKAKKLKLNLSMVKKLYETLGAGIEGRSVAEYRKDMPLHRSYFHEIAQPPKIQPALQKLFDLCDSVDFKNAHPMQQAVKLHHGFMVIFPFTENSGRVARLLVNLILFQAGYLPVIIHATDRQRYYDSFRQPEGTLRELTMDAIENGLAHAEKFFSGATAEKAGAKKLVR; translated from the coding sequence ATGCGGACCCGTTACGTCGACATCGACGATCGTCACGAAGACCTGGCCGTGCGCATGCGCGCCGTGCCGGAGCAGGCCGAGGACTTCATGCGGAAGTGGGAGCTCTCGTGGCTGTATCACGAGAACGCCCTGGAGGGTGTCGTCTACACCAGCCAGGAGCTGGCCCTCGGCCTGGAGAACCAGCCGGTGGCCGACGCGACCTTCGTGGGGGCGCTCCGCGAGATCCGCAACCACAAGTCCGCCATCGACCTGGTGCGCGCCGAGGCCAAGGCCAAGAAGCTCAAGCTCAACCTCTCGATGGTGAAGAAGCTCTACGAGACCCTGGGCGCGGGCATCGAGGGGCGCAGCGTCGCCGAGTACCGCAAGGACATGCCGCTGCACCGCAGCTACTTCCACGAGATCGCCCAGCCGCCCAAGATCCAGCCGGCGCTGCAGAAGCTCTTCGACCTGTGCGACTCGGTGGACTTCAAGAACGCCCACCCCATGCAGCAGGCCGTCAAGCTGCACCACGGCTTCATGGTGATCTTCCCGTTCACCGAGAACTCCGGCCGGGTGGCGCGCCTGCTGGTCAACCTGATCCTGTTCCAGGCGGGGTACCTGCCGGTCATCATCCACGCCACCGACCGGCAGCGGTACTACGACTCCTTCCGCCAGCCCGAGGGCACCCTGCGCGAGCTGACCATGGACGCCATCGAGAACGGCCTGGCGCACGCCGAGAAGTTCTTCTCGGGCGCCACGGCGGAGAAGGCCGGGGCCAAGAAGCTGGTCCGGTAG